CCATGGATCACTAAGCTGGATTTGGAGAGGAACACTAATGCGCAAGTTCGCAAAAGCAGAGGAAGAAGCTGAAGTAAATATGACCCCGATGCTCGACATCGTGTTCATCATGCTGATCTTCTTTATCGTAACTGCAACGTTCGTTAACGAATCTGGTCTCGAGATCAACAAGCCGGAGGATAACAATTCAAGTAATCCTCCACCACCAGATGAAGATAAGCGCGCAATCGCATTTGTGATTGATGAAAACAACAGAATTACACACGATTTCCTTCGTATTGATGTATCTTCTGTTTCTTCAATCATCAAAAAAGAAAGCGTTGAGCGCCCAGAAGCTCCTGTAGTTATTCAGGCTGCTAAAGGTTCGGAGTTTGGTTTAGCTATACGTATCTATGATGC
This DNA window, taken from Kordiimonas sp. SCSIO 12603, encodes the following:
- a CDS encoding biopolymer transporter ExbD; this translates as MRKFAKAEEEAEVNMTPMLDIVFIMLIFFIVTATFVNESGLEINKPEDNNSSNPPPPDEDKRAIAFVIDENNRITHDFLRIDVSSVSSIIKKESVERPEAPVVIQAAKGSEFGLAIRIYDAAKAVGLGDEKIVMTPKK